CTGCTTGAGACAGCCATCAGCTTTCTTCCAGTCCTGGGTTTTATGGACCCCAAGGGGCTGCCAGAGTTATAAATAGATGTTCTTAAGCTAAAAATAGCCTTGCTTTAGCGACAGCCCCATGCTTCTAGTTTCCGGCCTCTTGAGGGCTCCTAGGGATGCTGGATTCAAGGACCCTCCTCCTCCCGCAGTCCCTGAGAGGGGCCAGCTGAGCCCTTTCCCTGtctcctgcttcctcttctctcccagccTCCTGCAACACGCACATCCTGCACACACGTGTGGGCACTCATGTGCACACGCGcgcacctacacacacacgcagatCTGGCCTGCGTCCCTGGTTTGGGCTCCCTGCCACTTGGAACTAGGAAAGTGTCCCTAGGAAGAAGCAGGCCAAAGCTCCAAGAAGGCTCAGACCCCCTTGGAGGCCTTGCACCGCATTAGCCAGAGGGCCGTGGGGCTGAGGGCACAGACCTGCCCGGCAGCCCCCCTGGAGCCTGGGAGACCTGTTCCCGGGAAATGCCCGGAGTGTGGAGTCGTGCAGGCACACGGTGAGCTCAGCACGCAGTGAGCTCAGTACACGGAGCCGTCGTTATAGTAACGGCCAGGGAGGCGTTGGAGTGACCCAGAGGAGTCATGTCTGAAGATCTGTCCCAGGAGAGCATTGCCTGAACGCTGCGAGCCGCGGCCGTCACCACACTGGGTGGACTGAGCGCAACCCTGCCATCGGGGGGCTGCACGCTCGCGGCAGTCGGGCGGGCTGACTCCAGGGAGAGGAACCCCGGGGCTGGGGACAAAAGTGGGTGGGTCACCCCAGTACCTCCCACCAGATACCCTCGTGTGCCTTTGGTCCTTGTAGCACATGCATGGATTCTTTCAACagatcatttaaataattaaaaagctaGTTGCAGACATTCTGTAGCCAGACCCCCGTTTCCGTTGAAAGGGAAGGCGGTGGTGTGGTGTGCTCAGGCTTGTGCCCACACACGCACACGGAGCCCTGCCGAGATGCAGCCAAGTGTTCCTGTGCTTATGCCCGGGGAAGTGGGTGAGGGGCAAAACGGCATTTTTATTGGACATAgtggtaactttttaaaattttcactagCAGGTAACAACAAACAAGGGTGTTCTACATTCTAGGATGCAGTGGGGCCTTCCTCACGCGGGGCCCTCCCCCAGCACAGTCCCCCGCCCTGCCCAACCTGCCCTCGGGGTCCCAGGGGCTGAGTCCTGGGGAAGTTGGTCTTGTGGGCCCAATgccccagcctcctggcctcAGGAAGCCTCCAGGGCCGCTGCCCCACACTCTCCATTCCAGCCTCCCACCAGCCCGAAGAAAGAGACAGCCAGAGACATGGAGAAAACGTCCATCTCGGGATTTATTACAACACATTGTCTCCAAATACAAAAGAAGGGGACAGGACAGGGAGCAGAGTGTGGCCGCGCTGGGGGAGGGGTTCTGAGGCAGGAGCGGGCCGCCCAGTCCAGAGAGACTGGGAGCCATGCGGGGGACCTGCCACCTCCCCTCCGCTGGACTTTCCAGCAAATATTAGGAGGGGGCGGGGTCCATTCTGGGGCCACCCCCAAtgccagggcggggggggggggaggggaggagggctgagaGACTTGGAGAGGGCTggggcccggccccggccccaccTCAGGCAGTGTGTGGAATTGACCGGGGAGGGGCTTGTGCCAGGGCCCGGTCCCCCCGGGACAGGAGAGGGGGTGGCAGGGACAGGACCTCCCCCCACATTGCAGCTGCTCACTTTGGGGTGACCAGTGCCTCAAGAGCAAGAGCCCCCCACACTCCAAGACCAAAGTCACAAGAGATGCTGGCAGCCCTAAagaaagggcagagggcagagagaggaaaggacCGGGGGCTGCGGGACCTGCCTCCAGAGTTCGGGGCCCAACCAGTGGCCCCAGACCACTGTCTCCTGGACAGCACAGGGGTGGGGCGCGGAGGTGGGGACCAGTGCATCCTCCACACCCAGGATCATCTCAGAAACCCAACGCGATAGACAGACAGAAGGCAAGTTTACATAATcaatcataataataattaaccaataataaatacttaaacCTCTAATCCATAGATTGCAAACACAACGATGATAGCTTATTTTCTTGGGGAacggggtggggacagagggaacagGAAGAGGACTTTTGCTTAAAGGAGGGATGACAGGTGCACAGGGCGGCAGGTCAACAGAACAAACGGAAGAAACAACCAGAGGGGCAGCTGCCCCGAGGACTCGGCCCCGCCCAGCCGCCCTCCTGCCAAGCCCCTGGCCTCTTCCCAAGGCGACCAgcaacccccccacacactaGACTCTAGGACATCTGAAGGTTGGGGGACATCTACTCCTGCCTCCAAAAGCCATGGGTCCCAATGACCCAAGAaggtgtggggcggggggcagctgGGGCTTTTTCCCTGCCTTTACTGCCAGGCTGGCCCACCTGGGCCCAAAAGCCACCTGGCATATCACCGTGAAGATCCCAGGGAGGCTGCAGAAGCGAGAGCTCCCCAGGAAAGGGCAGTGTGGGAGTGCTCTTCTCCAAGGACcccgtggggctgggggcaggcatgGGGGACCCTGCATCTGCCCACATCAGGGGCCTTTATCTGTCTGGAGACGGCTCTCCCGAAGCTAAGGACCCCCATCCCCTGGAAGCGTAAGGGTCTGACAAGTGCTTAACTACCCCCTCCCAATGCAAGGCAGCCAACTCCTCATGGAGGCCCTCCACCTGCAGGAACACACCTGAATTCCAAGtctggcctggggcctgggggctggctgggggaAGAGCCCAGAACGAGACTCTAAATCCATCTGCCCTCTGGCCAGTGGAGCCAAAACTGGCTAGCCCAGCTCCTCCCGTCTGATACCCCCAGGGGCTGAGCTCCTCTCCTGTTGTCCCCCCCCCACCTGGCAGGTGGTGCTAGGCAGCCCCCGCAGAGTGGAGTTGAGGGGGGCAGCGTCCATGGAACAGCCTTGCTGAACCCGTGAAACTGGACATGGGCTCAGGCAGGACTCGGGGGCATCCCACCTCTATCCCTGCCCTGGGGACCCACATCATCTGACACGCAAGAGCTCCGTTCACCAAGCCCCTGTCCTGTTCTATCCGCAGCCTGTCCGAACACCCTCGCCTCTCTAGGCCCAATACCAGTCAACAGCGACCGGGCAacggggaggggttgggggggcggcaggggggcAGGTAGTGGGGGTGCCTCCGGCTGGCAGAGCTGCCTCGGTCACACCCCAGCTCCTGGGACACTTCCCCCACCTAGACTTTGGTGCAGAGCCCGAGaaaagagcagaggaggaggagtggagaagagggggcagggagggacagggaggttCTGCGGCTCAGTTTGTGGcaaagttttttttctccttttttcccctttttcttatGTAAAAAGTGCACGAAAGCTCGGCAGCCTCTTTGCAACGGTCAGCAGTGTTTCCTGGgagagggggggcggggaggggacccCAGGCCTGGCACCCCAGCTTGGGACTGAAGGTGGCCTCATATTGCTTAGAAACGAGTGTTTCAGTTTAAATACCAGACAGTAAAAATAGAGCTCCGAGGACCGCCCGCACTGTTGCCAAATCATTGCCAGAATGAacagcttaaataaataaaaaatcgaAATATTTACTTCTCGATAAAAATCGCAGTAAAACCATTTACCTTTCtttgcattatatataatatatatttatagtggGCCCGGCTGCTGGCGGCCCAGACCAGGGAGCCGAGGGCAGCGGAGCGCCGGGCGCGGGTCCCCGGCCGCCGTCAGGACACCTCGATGACCTCCACGCTGCCCGAGAAGCTGGCCTGCTTGCCCAGGGCGGCCAGCTCCTCGCCGCGCGCGCGCCCCTCCACCATGCCCTCCTCGAACTCCATCTGGCAGCTGCGGCGCTTGAACTGCGTCTCCGGGGCCGCCGTCTCGTCCGGCCAGCCGGTCCGCGCGTCCCGGGCCTCGGCCCTGGCCGCCTCCCGCCGCCGCAGGTCGCCGCCCCCTGCGCCCTGCGCGCCTGCCCGGCCGAAGGCTGCAAACCGCGCGCCGCCCGCGCCCTGCGCGCCCTCGGGGCTGAAGCACCAGGGCCCGTCGGGCGACGGCGTGCCCGGAGAGTCGAGCGGCGGCGCCCAGCTCCCGGGGCCCACCGGCTGGCCGGGGCCGGGCAGCCCGGGCGCCGACAGGGCCGAAAGGCCGAGCCGCGGAGTCTGCCGGGCGGCGTCGCCGAAGTTCAGGCCGAGGCCGTGCGCCGGGGAGCGCGCCGGGGAGCCGGCGGGAGGCCGGGGCCGCCGGCGGAGGCGCGGGCGCGTCTCCGGCGCCGCGTCCGGGCTGTCGGGGCCCGGCGAGGGCAGGCCCAGCGCGCCCCCGGACGGGCTGTCCAGTTTGCAGAGCTTGGGGGCCTCCCCAGGGTCGGGGGGCCCGGGGTCGTCGGGCCGCCGGCTGGGGGCGTAGGCCGACTTGATGTCCAGGGAGAAGGAGCGCTTCAGGCGGTTGGTGTCCTGGAGGCGGTCGGAGGAGAGGTGCAGGCCGCGCAGGCCCTGCTGCAGCGCGCTGGTGGCGGGGGCCGCGGGAGGCGCGGGCAGCTCCCCGCCGGCGGGCGCGCCCTCCCTGGCCGCACTGGCCGCCGCGCTCCCGGTGGCAGCGCTCTCTGAGGtaggtggtggcggcggcggcagtgGGGCGGCAGGGCCCGGGAGGGGCTCGGGCGTCCCCGGGTGGGGCGCCCCGTCCCCCTGCAGGGCAGCCAGCAGCTTCAGGCTGCGCTCGTACTCCAGCAGCTGGCCCAGGAAGTTGAAGTTGGGCGAAATGGATGGGCGCCGGTCCTTCACgaacctgggggcggggggctgcttCGAGACGGGGCTTCCTGCCCGGCGCCCCcgctcctcctgctccccctgctcccccctgccCATGCTTGGGCACACAGCCGATGTGCAGACCCACCCCGGAGTGCTGGGGCCCGGCTCGGGCCGCTCCCTCCCGGGCCAGGGCCATGCCGCCGCTCGTGGGTGGagagggggcggggaagggccGGTTCCAGCCTTAAACTTCAGGgcccaggaagaaaggagaggctaCCTGTAGGCGTCATCGGAGGACATGCCCATGGTCTTCATGATGTAAGCGATGGCGATGGTGGCCGAGCGGGAGATGCCAGCCAGACAGTGGACGATGACTTGGCAGCTGGACAGCTTAGCTTTATCTGGAGGCAGGGCCACGGGGCCGGTGAGGGCTCAGGGTGCCGGCGCTTCCCTAACCCAGGCAGGGGACCTCACCGGCCTTACCGCCAACGATCCCAGTCCCATCTCAGGCCCAAGCACGGGGGTCGCAGCGCTTCTCCCCAGCGTCCTGCCCGCCCTCCTACAGGagacccccgccccgccccgcccctcaccGATGAACTCGATGGACTTGTCCAGCCAGGGCAGCAGCTTCTCGCAGTAGTTGTCGTTGATGGGAATGCGCATGAAGCGGCTCTCACAGATGAAGTCCGGCTTGGGGCAAGAGTTGCTGGCGTTGAGGACATAGCTTATTCCGTTCTGGGTCATCAGGTCCTGGAGGGACGGGAGGACAGGCTGCACAGGGGTGCCCTGGAGGTGGAAGCCCCTCCCACTTCCACCCTGGAGCTCAGAGCCTctagcgggggtggggggggtgggggggagggtgggggatggggatgcTGGTCTCCGGCAAGCGCCACCCACAGCCTGAGGTAGGCTCCCAGGAATGTTATGGCTGCCTGGGCGGTGGCTTTACCCTCTTCCCTCATCACAATTTTAAAACACGGGATTCTTTCAGTGCTGGCCAGGGGCCCAGTGACATCAGCAGTGTGGCATGTGGGCTCCGCCGCCTAAGGGGCTGGGAGCTGCTTCTCCACCCAGCCCTGCTCCGGTCCTGCCCCTGTCCCCTCACGTCCTCGTGCCCCCAACCCAGGCTTCTCCCACACGTTTATCCATCCCCTCATTGGCTTTcagctcccttctccccacccccccaaaccagCCCAGGAGCTGCATCTGAGCTCCtgcctccgcccccctccccctgccaacgGCCAAAGCCCCAGCTGTGCACACACCTTGTTCAGGACATCTTTCTGAGAGCCCAGGTAGAGGTGAGGCAGGATGCGGGTCAGGCCCACACTGGGCacaggcaggcagggctgggagaggctCATGGGCAGCAGGGCAGCAGGCTTACCCTCACAGAGGCCagggaagcaggaggagaaggtgGCAAAGCCccctgcaggaggaggagcagaggagacgTGAGTCAGGCGGTCGGCTGGCTGGGGCACAAGAAAGAGCCCAGGGCACCCGACCACCCCTACATCTCTGGCCACAGCCTGGACCCCCAGCCCAACGTGATGCCAGGGGGTGAGCCTCTGGCCTGAGCACCTGCAGTCAGCGCTGGGTGCTGGAGGGCTGCTCTCACCAAGTCGAGGCGCGTGCTGTGCTCATATACGGCCTGCCCCTACACCCACATTCCTCCCCAGGCTAATTAGGAGCTGGTCCTGCTGAGGACGCCGCTGTGATGCCCATAAATGTGGGGTCGAGGCTGCGGGCCGGCCTTGCACGTGCAGGACCCAGGCAGGGGTGGGTTCCGACGCCATGGAAGGCTCCTGTTGAGGGTGTGGATCTTCTGTGCCGGTGGCCAGGGGCCAGCCTgggccttcctgcctctccccctgggcTGATGCAATCCCTCCCTGACTCTAGTTGGCTGGGAGCCCCTGGCCAAGCGTGGGTGCCAGGACCAGGAGGCAAGGGCTTCTGAGGGGCCCTCCTGCCCCTGGGCATGACATCACCTACTGGAATTGGCACAGCCTGCAGGGGCACCTGTGCTCTAGTTAGGGCTCCCTTCTGCCCAGAGGACAGCACCAGAGGATGGGCTAAGAGCTGGGAACGCTGGGGACGGTGAGCAAGCAGGGCATGCAGCGGGCACACATTCTACACGTGGTGGTGTGTGCCCACTGCCTTCCCTGTGCATCCAAGTCCTGGGCCACAGGTCGATGGAAGGAGCCCCTCCGCTGGCCTCAAAGACCCAAGTGGGAATCCCTAGCACATCTCTGACTCAGTGAGTGACCACGGGCAGAGCTCATTACACCCCTGGCCTGTTTCAGCATCCTGCCTGCCACATAGCACAGCTGTGGTCTCAAAGGAGACAGGGGCCGTGAAGACGCACTGAGCGCTAACCTGCCCACACCCAGGCGGCTGGGTGACAGCCAGTCCCTGCTAGGGTGAGGTGACACTCCCTGGTGGCCACCCTGGGCCTAACCACACTTTCGGGGGCACGAGGCCTGTGGACATTCCCTGCCCTCAGTGGACTGATCTATTACAGAGTTCAACTAGATGGAGGCCTACCCTAGCGCACcggaggaggcaggggagtgaGGCGGGGTCCCAGGCCACGAGACCCCCAGTGCTCTTTCCCGGTCTGCAGAAACAGCTGGGGCCAGAGACCTGGCTGATTTCCCAGGACACAGATGCCTGGTACCCTCAGCCTTCACCCCTGGCCCAGCTCAATGGCCAGTTTGTACAAACCCCCATCCAGAGTGCCTGCCATGTGCATTCCTTGTGCCCCCAATGGCAGCTTGCCTTTGGCGGGGGGCACGGTGATGGGGGACCTCCAGGCTCAGGCAGTGGAGGCTCCAGCCTTGGAGGAGAAGCTGTCCCTACCCTGGCAACCTGCCGGCTGGACATGGGGAAGTGGCTGACCATCAGCATCGCCGACAACGCAGCTCACAGGTGAAAGCGACCTGGGTGCCGGGGCTGGGCTCCTGTTCACTGGCCAGAGCCAGGGGTCCCCTGGATGTTCCTGATGGAGgacaacaccccccaccccaggagacGTAAGATCTGCAGGATCTCTGCAAAGACTCATCTCTACCATATACCTCCCATGCTCTCTGGGGGCGTCGCCTaagctgaggggtggggggctgtatTCCACCAGGAACTTCCCCCACAAAGGGGGATCTCTGGACAGGAGTGGTCCTGCCAGTTTTGACTGCAATCCCTCAGGTAAAGCCCCACAGggctgccccccactccccgcaGAGCCAAGCAGCTTGTGGTGACCCCCACAAGCCCCCTATGGATGCCAAGTGCAGCGGAGCCTgaggccccgcccctccagcGATTTcaggacccccaccccaccccaccaggctCTGGGTTACAGGAGAGGGCCACCCTGGGTTGAATCAGTGGCAGCAGGCCTGGACCCTCTGCAGGTACCGGCGCTCTTCGCAGGGGGGAGGCGCCCCCATCCCCCGGGCATCCCCAAGGGCACCTTCCTTCAGGCGGGATACCAACCTCCCCCTGCCTCACGGTTTCCCAGCTCGCTGCGCCGCACAATGGAATCCCGGATTCGCACAAAAGCTCATGCCCAGGACGCACCGACTCCACCGACTCCACGGGCACCGGGCCGGCCACTGCCCCCGCCCGCAGCTCCCACCAGGCGCTCTCCCGCCCACATGCGCGCGGCGCGCCCCGCAGCCCCCTGTGCCGCCGCGGTCCCCGCGCCCCGGGCAGGGT
Above is a genomic segment from Halichoerus grypus chromosome 11, mHalGry1.hap1.1, whole genome shotgun sequence containing:
- the DUSP8 gene encoding dual specificity protein phosphatase 8 isoform X3, whose product is MRAGDVAAPGRCAPAARPRTRRPRTLAGDRGGSGPYAEGGFATFSSCFPGLCEGKPAALLPMSLSQPCLPVPSVGLTRILPHLYLGSQKDVLNKDLMTQNGISYVLNASNSCPKPDFICESRFMRIPINDNYCEKLLPWLDKSIEFIDKAKLSSCQVIVHCLAGISRSATIAIAYIMKTMGMSSDDAYRFVKDRRPSISPNFNFLGQLLEYERSLKLLAALQGDGAPHPGTPEPLPGPAAPLPPPPPPTSESAATGSAAASAAREGAPAGGELPAPPAAPATSALQQGLRGLHLSSDRLQDTNRLKRSFSLDIKSAYAPSRRPDDPGPPDPGEAPKLCKLDSPSGGALGLPSPGPDSPDAAPETRPRLRRRPRPPAGSPARSPAHGLGLNFGDAARQTPRLGLSALSAPGLPGPGQPVGPGSWAPPLDSPGTPSPDGPWCFSPEGAQGAGGARFAAFGRAGAQGAGGGDLRRREAARAEARDARTGWPDETAAPETQFKRRSCQMEFEEGMVEGRARGEELAALGKQASFSGSVEVIEVS
- the DUSP8 gene encoding dual specificity protein phosphatase 8 isoform X2; this encodes MAGDRLPRKVMDARKLASLLRGGPGGPLVIDSRSFVEYSSGHVLSSVNICCSKLVKRRLQQGKVEATEPQDVVVYDQSTRDASVLAADSFLSILLSKLDGCFDSVAILTGGFATFSSCFPGLCEGKPAALLPMSLSQPCLPVPSVGLTRILPHLYLGSQKDVLNKDLMTQNGISYVLNASNSCPKPDFICESRFMRIPINDNYCEKLLPWLDKSIEFIDKAKLSSCQVIVHCLAGISRSATIAIAYIMKTMGMSSDDAYRFVKDRRPSISPNFNFLGQLLEYERSLKLLAALQGDGAPHPGTPEPLPGPAAPLPPPPPPTSESAATGSAAASAAREGAPAGGELPAPPAAPATSALQQGLRGLHLSSDRLQDTNRLKRSFSLDIKSAYAPSRRPDDPGPPDPGEAPKLCKLDSPSGGALGLPSPGPDSPDAAPETRPRLRRRPRPPAGSPARSPAHGLGLNFGDAARQTPRLGLSALSAPGLPGPGQPVGPGSWAPPLDSPGTPSPDGPWCFSPEGAQGAGGARFAAFGRAGAQGAGGGDLRRREAARAEARDARTGWPDETAAPETQFKRRSCQMEFEEGMVEGRARGEELAALGKQASFSGSVEVIEVS
- the DUSP8 gene encoding dual specificity protein phosphatase 8 isoform X1, whose amino-acid sequence is MAGDRLPRKVMDARKLASLLRGGPGGPLVIDSRSFVEYSSGHVLSSVNICCSKLVKRRLQQGKVTIAELIQPAVRGQVEATEPQDVVVYDQSTRDASVLAADSFLSILLSKLDGCFDSVAILTGGFATFSSCFPGLCEGKPAALLPMSLSQPCLPVPSVGLTRILPHLYLGSQKDVLNKDLMTQNGISYVLNASNSCPKPDFICESRFMRIPINDNYCEKLLPWLDKSIEFIDKAKLSSCQVIVHCLAGISRSATIAIAYIMKTMGMSSDDAYRFVKDRRPSISPNFNFLGQLLEYERSLKLLAALQGDGAPHPGTPEPLPGPAAPLPPPPPPTSESAATGSAAASAAREGAPAGGELPAPPAAPATSALQQGLRGLHLSSDRLQDTNRLKRSFSLDIKSAYAPSRRPDDPGPPDPGEAPKLCKLDSPSGGALGLPSPGPDSPDAAPETRPRLRRRPRPPAGSPARSPAHGLGLNFGDAARQTPRLGLSALSAPGLPGPGQPVGPGSWAPPLDSPGTPSPDGPWCFSPEGAQGAGGARFAAFGRAGAQGAGGGDLRRREAARAEARDARTGWPDETAAPETQFKRRSCQMEFEEGMVEGRARGEELAALGKQASFSGSVEVIEVS